The sequence below is a genomic window from Nostoc flagelliforme CCNUN1.
GGGCAGATTTGGGCCCAACTCCCGGTAGGCGTTGCAATTGCTCAATTAACCGTGCTAAAGGGCGTGCGTAAACCGTTGTCTTGTCTCCAGAATGTTTTTACCTTAACTATGATGACATTCCTACAGAATTTTGGAGTAGTCATTTAATTCATCACAGATCAAATGGGAATCTTGGTAGCGAGAAGCAAAATTGATATTTGTAAAAAAATATTATATGGGTATTGATTATTACAGTGATTTTTTAATGATGAATCGCGTCTAGAGACACAATTCATCCGGTTTTATGGTTTTATCAACCAGGCGGCCAGCTCAACTGCCGTCCTCCTAAAATATGCAGATGTAAGTGGTAGACTGTCTGGCCACCATCATCACCAGTGTTGATGACAACTCGATAACCGTTTTCCAGCCCAGCTTCTTTTGCAACACGTTTGGCGGTTAACAAAAGATGCCCCAACAAAGCATGATCCTGAGATTCAGCATCAGCTAATGTGGGAATGGGTTTTTTGGGAATGACGAGGATGTGAACGGGTGCTTGGGGGTGGATGTCTTTGAATGCCAGGGCTAAATCATCCTCATAAACAATATCAACGGGAATTTCCCGACGAATAATTTTGCTGAAAATCGTTT
It includes:
- a CDS encoding histidine triad nucleotide-binding protein, with amino-acid sequence MSETSETIFSKIIRREIPVDIVYEDDLALAFKDIHPQAPVHILVIPKKPIPTLADAESQDHALLGHLLLTAKRVAKEAGLENGYRVVINTGDDGGQTVYHLHLHILGGRQLSWPPG